Proteins from a genomic interval of Bacteroidales bacterium:
- the rpsG gene encoding 30S ribosomal protein S7 — translation MRKAKPKKRIILPDPKFHDTLVTRFVNNLMVNGKKSVSFNIFYDALEIVSNKMKDSEKTPLEIWKKALENITPQVEVKSRRVGGATFQVPMEVRPDRKISLSMKNMILYSRKRTGRGMSDKLAAEIMAAFNEEGAAFKKKEDMHKMAEANKAFAHFRF, via the coding sequence ATGAGAAAAGCTAAACCAAAAAAACGAATCATTCTCCCCGATCCAAAGTTTCACGATACTTTGGTAACCCGTTTTGTGAATAACTTAATGGTAAACGGTAAGAAAAGCGTATCGTTTAACATCTTTTACGATGCGTTAGAAATTGTTTCTAATAAGATGAAGGACTCTGAGAAGACTCCTCTTGAGATCTGGAAAAAAGCTCTTGAAAACATTACCCCTCAGGTAGAAGTTAAGAGCCGCCGCGTTGGTGGTGCAACCTTTCAGGTTCCAATGGAGGTTCGCCCCGATCGTAAGATCTCTCTTTCCATGAAAAACATGATTCTTTACTCACGTAAGCGTACTGGTAGAGGCATGAGCGATAAGCTTGCTGCCGAAATCATGGCTGCTTTCAACGAGGAAGGTGCTGCATTCAAGAAGAAAGAGGATATGCATAAGATGGCCGAAGCCAATAAAGCTTTTGCTCATTTCAGATTTTAG
- a CDS encoding peptidylprolyl isomerase, whose product MKSAEIHTTKGVMKLNFYEEDAPKTVANFVKLAKEGYYDGLAFHRVIPNFVIQGGCPFSKDMSNPRVGTGGPGYKIDCELTGGNQYHDRGVLSMAHAGRNTGGSQFFVCHGRQNTQHLDRQHTCFGKVYEGLDVIDAIVAGDKIEKIIINEE is encoded by the coding sequence ATGAAATCAGCAGAAATACACACCACCAAAGGTGTAATGAAGTTAAACTTCTACGAGGAGGATGCACCAAAAACAGTTGCAAACTTCGTTAAATTAGCCAAAGAAGGTTATTATGATGGGTTAGCATTCCACAGGGTGATACCAAACTTTGTTATTCAGGGAGGGTGTCCTTTTTCAAAGGATATGAGCAACCCACGCGTTGGGACTGGTGGCCCAGGATATAAAATCGACTGCGAACTAACCGGAGGAAATCAGTACCACGATCGTGGTGTGCTATCAATGGCACATGCAGGGAGAAATACTGGAGGATCACAGTTTTTCGTTTGTCATGGTCGTCAAAACACCCAACATTTAGACAGGCAACATACCTGTTTCGGTAAGGTTTATGAAGGACTCGATGTTATCGATGCCATTGTTGCTGGTGATAAAATTGAGAAAATTATTATCAACGAGGAATAA
- a CDS encoding 30S ribosomal protein S12, with protein MPTIQQLVRKGRSKLIDKSKAPALDACPQRRGVCVRVYTTTPKKPNSAMRKVARVRLTNGKEVNAYIPGEGHNLQEHSIVLIRGGRVKDLPGVRYHLIRGTLDASGVEGRNQRRSKYGTKRPKKK; from the coding sequence ATGCCTACAATTCAGCAGCTAGTAAGAAAAGGAAGGTCTAAGCTGATCGACAAGAGTAAAGCGCCTGCGCTTGATGCTTGTCCACAAAGACGCGGGGTATGTGTACGTGTGTACACCACTACTCCTAAAAAACCGAATTCGGCTATGAGAAAGGTTGCCAGGGTTAGGCTCACCAACGGTAAGGAGGTGAACGCTTACATTCCTGGAGAAGGTCACAATCTTCAAGAGCACTCTATAGTGCTTATTCGTGGTGGCAGGGTAAAAGATTTACCTGGTGTTCGTTACCACTTAATTCGAGGTACCCTCGATGCTTCTGGCGTAGAAGGTCGTAACCAACGTCGTTCGAAGTACGGTACTAAGAGACCTAAGAAAAAATAA
- a CDS encoding elongation factor G, whose protein sequence is MKTYLTNQIKNVALLGNTGSGKTLLAESMMFEGKVIERKGTIEGKSTVSDYSEIEQQNQRSIFSTILYTEFLDHKLNIIDTPGSDDFVGAVISAMRPTDTVVMVVNSQYGVEVGTEIFNRHAEHMHKPMVIAVNQLDQDKANFDSTVESLKQSLGKKVVLVQYPINPGTEFNAFVDVLVMKLYKFKGDTGIREDLPIPAEEMDRATELHNALVEAAAENDESLMEKFFDQGTLSEEEMRKGLAAGLNNRNLFPVFCTSGKRNIGTKRLMDFIINVAPNPSESPMPKNEDNKEIKCDASAPTSLYFFKTSVEPHIGEINYFRVMSGKVTEGMDLINSNNDSKERIAQLFVVAGKNRTKVTEMVAGDIGATVKLKNTKTNHTLAVSALGGIKFESMTFPNSKFRTAIKAKSESDTEKMGELLNRAHQEDPTIIVEHSKELRQIILSGQGEHHLNILKWHLTNLHKIEVEFFAPRIPYRETITKIATADYRHKKQSGGAGQFGEVHMVIEPHVEGAPAPKQYKIGGKEVNISVRGTDEINLDWGGKLIFYNCIVGGAIDARFLPAILKGIMEKIEQGPLTGSYARDIRVAVYDGKMHPVDSNEISFRLAGRNAFKTAFKEAGPKIMEPVYEVEVLVPADRMGDVMSDLQNRRAIIMGMGSEKGFEIINARVPLAEMNKYSTSLSSLTSGRATYNMKFAAYEQVPSDVQEKLLKAYEAEQEEE, encoded by the coding sequence ATGAAAACGTATCTTACTAATCAAATCAAAAATGTAGCCCTGCTTGGAAATACCGGCTCAGGTAAAACACTTCTAGCTGAGTCGATGATGTTTGAAGGTAAAGTTATTGAACGTAAAGGGACTATTGAAGGGAAGAGTACAGTTTCGGACTACTCTGAAATTGAGCAACAGAACCAACGTTCTATTTTTTCGACTATCCTTTATACCGAATTCCTTGATCATAAACTAAATATAATTGACACTCCAGGTTCCGATGACTTTGTTGGTGCAGTTATTTCAGCTATGCGCCCAACAGATACAGTGGTTATGGTAGTAAATTCACAGTATGGTGTTGAGGTTGGAACTGAAATCTTCAACCGCCATGCAGAACATATGCATAAACCAATGGTTATAGCTGTCAACCAGCTTGATCAGGATAAGGCAAATTTTGATTCAACAGTAGAATCGCTTAAACAGAGTTTGGGTAAAAAAGTAGTTTTGGTTCAATACCCTATCAATCCAGGAACTGAGTTCAACGCATTTGTAGATGTGTTGGTAATGAAACTATATAAGTTTAAAGGAGATACAGGTATTCGCGAAGATCTACCTATTCCAGCAGAGGAAATGGATAGAGCAACAGAATTGCATAATGCACTTGTTGAGGCTGCTGCTGAGAATGATGAATCCTTAATGGAGAAGTTCTTTGATCAAGGAACTTTATCAGAAGAGGAAATGCGCAAAGGATTAGCAGCAGGTTTAAATAATCGTAATCTATTCCCAGTATTTTGTACCTCTGGTAAAAGGAATATCGGTACAAAGAGGTTAATGGACTTCATTATTAATGTTGCTCCAAACCCATCAGAAAGTCCAATGCCAAAGAATGAAGATAACAAGGAAATAAAATGTGATGCAAGTGCACCAACATCACTTTACTTTTTCAAAACATCTGTTGAGCCACATATTGGAGAGATTAACTATTTCAGAGTAATGTCTGGAAAAGTTACCGAAGGTATGGATCTCATTAACAGCAATAATGATTCAAAGGAAAGAATCGCACAGCTTTTTGTTGTGGCAGGAAAGAACCGAACCAAAGTAACTGAAATGGTTGCTGGTGACATTGGAGCCACAGTTAAACTAAAAAACACCAAAACTAATCACACCCTTGCAGTTTCTGCTCTTGGCGGTATTAAGTTTGAATCCATGACATTCCCTAATTCAAAATTCCGTACAGCTATAAAGGCTAAAAGCGAATCGGATACTGAGAAAATGGGAGAATTACTTAACCGTGCACATCAGGAAGATCCAACTATTATCGTTGAACATTCAAAAGAATTGCGTCAAATAATTCTTTCAGGACAAGGTGAACACCACCTTAATATCTTGAAATGGCACTTGACCAACCTTCATAAAATTGAGGTTGAGTTTTTTGCTCCGCGTATTCCTTACCGTGAAACGATAACTAAGATTGCCACTGCCGATTATCGCCACAAAAAGCAATCAGGTGGTGCTGGTCAATTCGGAGAGGTTCACATGGTTATTGAACCCCACGTAGAGGGTGCTCCTGCTCCTAAACAGTATAAGATTGGGGGGAAAGAGGTAAATATCAGCGTTAGAGGAACTGATGAAATTAATCTTGACTGGGGTGGAAAACTTATTTTCTACAACTGTATTGTTGGTGGTGCTATTGATGCACGTTTCCTACCTGCAATACTAAAAGGTATTATGGAGAAGATAGAGCAAGGTCCATTAACAGGTTCTTATGCCCGTGATATCCGTGTTGCAGTTTACGATGGTAAGATGCACCCAGTTGATTCAAATGAAATTTCATTTAGACTAGCTGGCCGTAATGCTTTTAAGACTGCGTTTAAAGAGGCTGGTCCAAAAATTATGGAGCCCGTTTATGAGGTTGAAGTTCTTGTTCCTGCTGATAGAATGGGTGATGTTATGAGTGACCTACAAAACCGCCGTGCAATTATTATGGGTATGGGAAGCGAGAAGGGTTTTGAGATTATCAATGCACGTGTACCACTTGCTGAGATGAATAAGTACTCTACTTCCTTATCATCATTAACTAGCGGTCGTGCAACATATAACATGAAATTTGCTGCATACGAACAAGTTCCATCCGATGTTCAGGAGAAACTGCTTAAGGCTTACGAAGCAGAACAGGAAGAGGAATAG